A section of the Elizabethkingia anophelis R26 genome encodes:
- a CDS encoding TIGR02117 family protein — protein MRKILVWSLKLIGSIVGIVVLYLLLGYFIPFIPVRAEKTDDPKLIEAYIMTNGVHTDLVVPVKHELMDWSQKVLFSQTKGKNTDFNYIAFGWGDKGFYLDTPTWADLKFSTAFKAAFWMGQSAMHATYYREVKEGEDCKKIMLTATQYKRLIEYIDNKFDKDQQGNYMFIPTNAVYGNDDAFYDAKGSYNFLYTCNTWANDGLKAAGQKAALWTPSDFGIFRHYK, from the coding sequence ATGCGTAAAATTTTAGTCTGGTCGCTTAAACTGATAGGGAGTATCGTTGGTATTGTGGTTTTATATTTGTTATTGGGCTACTTTATTCCTTTTATTCCTGTAAGGGCTGAGAAAACAGATGATCCAAAGCTAATAGAAGCTTATATTATGACTAATGGAGTTCACACTGATCTGGTAGTTCCTGTAAAACATGAATTAATGGATTGGAGTCAGAAGGTACTTTTTTCACAGACTAAAGGTAAAAATACTGATTTCAATTATATAGCTTTCGGATGGGGAGATAAAGGTTTTTATCTGGATACACCTACATGGGCAGATCTGAAATTTTCTACGGCTTTTAAAGCGGCATTTTGGATGGGACAATCTGCCATGCACGCAACTTATTACAGAGAAGTAAAAGAAGGTGAAGATTGCAAAAAGATTATGCTTACTGCTACACAATACAAGAGACTTATAGAATATATTGACAATAAATTTGATAAAGACCAACAAGGTAATTATATGTTTATTCCTACTAATGCTGTGTATGGGAATGATGATGCTTTTTATGATGCCAAGGGTAGTTACAATTTCCTCTATACCTGCAATACATGGGCAAACGACGGACTGAAAGCTGCCGGACAAAAAGCTGCGCTTTGGACGCCAAGTGATTTCGGAATCTTCCGGCATTATAAGTAA
- a CDS encoding GNAT family N-acetyltransferase, translated as MIRKMVGGKSFKENHKMLKIEIRVAEKKDLGTIQRMCADTIAAVCSTDYNEDQIKVWISGIENTPRWNDNLSGQYILAAEYDGEITGFISLKDGYYIDYLYIHADYQHQGIAKRLYKTIEEKALLENQSRLMADVSITAKPFFERIGFKIIRQQQVKLKGIELTNYKMEKSII; from the coding sequence ATGATCCGCAAAATGGTGGGTGGGAAGAGTTTTAAAGAAAACCATAAGATGTTGAAAATAGAGATAAGAGTAGCTGAAAAAAAAGATTTAGGTACTATTCAGCGTATGTGTGCAGATACTATAGCTGCTGTATGTAGTACTGACTATAATGAAGATCAGATAAAAGTATGGATATCGGGAATAGAAAATACGCCGCGCTGGAATGACAATCTATCAGGTCAGTATATACTTGCTGCTGAATACGATGGTGAGATTACAGGCTTTATATCTTTAAAAGATGGATATTATATTGATTATTTGTATATCCATGCAGATTATCAGCATCAGGGAATCGCTAAAAGATTATATAAGACTATTGAAGAAAAGGCTCTGTTAGAAAATCAATCCCGATTAATGGCAGATGTTAGTATAACGGCTAAACCATTTTTTGAAAGAATAGGATTCAAAATAATAAGGCAACAACAGGTAAAGCTTAAAGGAATTGAGTTGACGAATTATAAAATGGAAAAATCAATAATATAA
- the hisIE gene encoding bifunctional phosphoribosyl-AMP cyclohydrolase/phosphoribosyl-ATP diphosphatase HisIE: MEIDFNKNKDGLVPVIIQNYLTEQVLMLGYMNPEAYNKTKEEGKVTFFSRSKNRLWTKGETSGNFLEVKEILLDCDQDTLLIKVKPNGPTCHTGSVSCFGNQSRKGFLYELQQVISDRIDNNIESSYTNQLYKRGINKVAQKVGEEAVEVVIEAKDNNDDLFKNESADLLYHYLILLKAKGFTLEDIEAVLRERH; the protein is encoded by the coding sequence ATGGAAATAGATTTTAATAAAAACAAAGATGGTTTAGTTCCGGTTATTATTCAGAACTATCTGACCGAGCAGGTTCTTATGCTGGGGTATATGAATCCTGAAGCCTATAACAAAACCAAAGAAGAAGGAAAAGTTACCTTCTTTTCCCGCTCAAAAAACAGATTATGGACCAAAGGAGAAACTTCCGGGAATTTTCTGGAAGTAAAAGAAATATTATTAGATTGTGATCAGGATACTTTACTTATAAAAGTAAAGCCTAATGGCCCAACATGCCATACTGGTAGTGTATCATGTTTTGGCAATCAGTCCCGAAAAGGATTTTTATACGAATTGCAACAGGTTATTTCCGACAGAATCGATAACAATATCGAAAGTTCCTATACCAATCAACTATACAAAAGAGGGATTAATAAAGTAGCCCAAAAGGTTGGTGAGGAAGCCGTGGAGGTAGTAATTGAAGCTAAAGACAATAACGACGATTTATTTAAAAATGAATCAGCGGATCTCCTCTATCACTATCTTATTCTATTAAAAGCCAAAGGCTTTACCCTCGAAGATATAGAAGCTGTCTTACGCGAAAGACACTAA
- the hisF gene encoding imidazole glycerol phosphate synthase subunit HisF, whose product MLKKRIIPCLDIKDGRTVKGINFEGLRDAGDPVVLAQKYVEEGADELVFLDISATQEKRKTLADLVERIAQEINIPFTVGGGINSVEDAATIIKAGADKISINSSVVKNPQLISDLAARFGSQCVVVAIDTKSMNGTEKVFVSGGKTETELETLIWAKEAEKLGAGEILLTSMNADGTKNGFALDITQQIAQLVNIPVIASGGAGKMEDFKEVFETTKASGALAASIFHFGEVPIPQLKQYLTQQNIPVRWK is encoded by the coding sequence ATGCTAAAAAAAAGAATCATACCCTGCCTGGATATAAAAGACGGAAGAACCGTAAAGGGCATTAACTTCGAGGGATTACGCGATGCCGGTGATCCGGTAGTATTGGCTCAGAAATATGTAGAAGAAGGAGCAGATGAACTGGTATTTCTGGATATTTCTGCTACGCAGGAAAAACGTAAAACATTGGCTGATTTAGTCGAAAGGATTGCGCAGGAGATTAATATTCCTTTTACTGTAGGCGGCGGTATCAACTCCGTAGAAGATGCAGCAACTATTATAAAGGCGGGTGCCGATAAAATTTCCATAAATTCTTCTGTAGTTAAAAATCCGCAGCTGATTAGTGATCTCGCAGCCCGTTTTGGCAGTCAGTGTGTTGTTGTCGCCATAGATACAAAAAGTATGAATGGTACAGAAAAAGTATTTGTAAGTGGTGGAAAAACAGAAACGGAGCTTGAAACCTTAATCTGGGCAAAAGAAGCTGAGAAATTGGGAGCAGGAGAAATCCTTTTAACATCTATGAATGCAGATGGTACAAAAAACGGATTCGCACTGGATATAACACAACAGATTGCCCAGCTAGTCAATATCCCTGTAATTGCATCCGGAGGAGCCGGTAAAATGGAAGACTTCAAAGAAGTTTTTGAAACAACCAAGGCCAGTGGTGCTTTAGCTGCTAGCATATTTCATTTTGGCGAAGTACCAATCCCACAACTTAAACAATATCTAACTCAACAAAATATTCCGGTAAGATGGAAATAG
- a CDS encoding N-acetylmuramoyl-L-alanine amidase: MKYLKLIGILLLFSAKLKAQTDAINIIQRPIEFNQERIDLSLDYMRTHYGIVQKTPTINPLMIVLHYTEVGTLEHNIRYFNSTYLNGRKNLSRESALNVSSQFIIDRDGSIYQLMPPTQFARHTIGLNYCAIGIENIGGSKQPLTEAQAEANAKLIRYLTKKYAIQYLIGHSEYGAFRNSSLWKEKNPNYFTEKYDPGAGFMQKVRTKIRDLHLKSAP, translated from the coding sequence ATGAAATATTTAAAACTGATAGGTATACTGCTGTTATTTTCAGCAAAGCTAAAAGCTCAAACGGATGCCATTAATATTATTCAGAGACCAATAGAATTCAATCAGGAGCGTATTGATCTTAGTCTCGACTATATGCGCACCCATTATGGTATTGTACAGAAAACGCCAACAATAAATCCTTTAATGATTGTACTTCATTATACAGAAGTTGGTACGTTGGAGCATAATATCCGGTATTTTAACAGTACTTACCTCAACGGGCGTAAAAATCTGTCCCGTGAAAGTGCACTGAATGTTTCTTCACAATTCATTATTGATCGAGATGGCAGTATTTACCAGCTAATGCCACCTACTCAGTTTGCAAGACATACGATAGGACTTAATTATTGTGCTATAGGTATTGAGAATATCGGAGGTAGTAAGCAGCCCCTAACAGAAGCACAGGCAGAAGCCAATGCAAAGCTGATCCGCTACCTTACCAAAAAATACGCTATACAGTATCTTATTGGCCATTCTGAATATGGTGCATTCCGGAATTCATCTTTATGGAAAGAGAAGAATCCTAATTATTTTACTGAAAAGTATGATCCCGGAGCAGGTTTTATGCAAAAAGTAAGAACCAAAATCCGGGATCTTCATTTGAAAAGTGCTCCATAA
- the hisA gene encoding 1-(5-phosphoribosyl)-5-[(5-phosphoribosylamino)methylideneamino]imidazole-4-carboxamide isomerase has product MRIIPAIDIIEGKCVRLSQGDYDTKKIYNENPLEVAKEFEDYGIRYLHLVDLDGAKSKQIINYRTLEELASKTSLQIDFGGGIKSQKDIDIAFECGAKQITGGSIAVQESEVFTKWIEVYGSEKIILGADCKNRKIATHGWLESSELDVIDFIRDYKQKGISYVICTDIAKDGMLGGTSNELYKEILADTAIKLIASGGVSNIEDLYLLKEIGCEGAILGKAIYEGRIKLKELRELIS; this is encoded by the coding sequence ATGCGAATAATCCCGGCTATAGATATTATTGAAGGAAAATGTGTACGCCTGTCACAAGGAGATTATGACACCAAGAAAATTTATAATGAAAATCCTCTGGAAGTAGCCAAAGAGTTTGAAGACTATGGAATCCGGTATCTGCATCTTGTGGATCTGGATGGTGCAAAATCCAAACAGATTATCAACTACAGAACATTGGAAGAATTAGCATCAAAGACTTCATTACAGATCGATTTTGGTGGTGGTATCAAGTCTCAAAAAGATATTGATATTGCCTTTGAATGTGGTGCTAAGCAAATTACCGGCGGAAGTATAGCTGTACAGGAGTCTGAAGTATTTACTAAATGGATTGAAGTTTATGGATCAGAGAAAATAATTTTGGGGGCTGACTGTAAAAACCGAAAAATTGCTACCCATGGCTGGCTGGAATCCTCAGAACTGGATGTTATAGATTTTATCCGGGATTATAAGCAAAAAGGTATTTCTTACGTTATATGTACAGATATTGCAAAAGACGGTATGCTGGGGGGAACCTCCAATGAGTTGTATAAAGAAATACTTGCAGACACTGCTATAAAACTTATTGCCTCCGGCGGAGTTTCCAATATAGAGGACCTGTATCTCCTTAAAGAAATAGGATGTGAGGGTGCTATTCTCGGGAAAGCCATTTATGAGGGAAGAATAAAACTAAAAGAGCTTCGTGAATTAATTTCATAA
- a CDS encoding S41 family peptidase codes for MKKLYVSLLTAFTILQVSAQDKSYFLSSPSLSPDGKTAYFAYDGDIWKVNSNGGNASRITALEGEEINPRVSPDGKWLAFSSNQYGNYDVYLMPVEGGTIKQLTFHTGKDEVENWGWDSKTIYFTSSRNNNFGSFKTTIEGKTPQKLFNNYFNNTNGLAETPAGEYLFTSSMESANQTYRKRYKGENNPDILGYNPKANTFKQYTNYEGKDFNPSVDKNGVIYFISDENNNEYNLYKIENGKKTALTQFDTSIKKPFVAANGSKVIFEKDYQLYIYDVASKNTKLLNASLNTNKTLEKEQNFSVDNAISYYDVSPDGKKMAFVSRGVLFVSDVEGKFTQQVSDGKERVMEVKWLKDNRTLLFSQTDKGYQNWFTISADGKGQLKQLTHDSRNNRSITLNNDLSKAVYLSGRDEVRLLDLKTFNSNTIVKDEIWAFQNSRPSFSPNNEYVLFSAKRNFELDIFVYNIKKGQAINLTNTGVSEEDPYWSPNGKYIYFASDRTNPSYPLGMQKSNIYRMALDWFDEPYKSEKFDKLFTEEAKETKPADTAKDTKNSKNKKAKETKKEEVTDKKEEKEPVIKELKVNPEYALERIELVTDRYGYQEDPTVFVDDKKEILLYNSNQDNGKRQLYKKVFTDFEPAKSEKIFDKAAYYITKNNKNLFALIEGNIYKMSLAALKPEKVNIQYTFNKDLASEFTQMYDETWTGVEENFYDEKFHGINWKAKKEQYAKYVPYVNNRNDLRILLNDLLGELNSSHTGFSSVGKEETKQLNYFTNETGIIFKKDQPYTVESIVRKSPAFLSGVDIKPGDQLVAVNGKNIDTRENRESYFATPKKLDELVLTFNRGGKNITTKVHPVSNMELKGLLYDDWIFTNRQRVNQLSNNRIAYSYMKNMSTDELDRFLLDMVEQENRKDAVILDLRYNTGGNVHDKVLNFLSQKPYLQWKYREGKMTTQPNFAPSGKPIVLLINESSLSDAEMTAAGFKALKLGKIIGQDTYRWIIFTSGKGLVDGSSYRLPSWGTYTLDGQNLEKTGVKPDIYIKNTFMDRLQGNDPQLDRAIQEILKDLKK; via the coding sequence ATGAAAAAACTTTATGTTTCACTATTAACTGCCTTTACAATTCTCCAAGTTTCGGCACAGGATAAATCCTACTTTTTATCAAGCCCCTCACTTAGTCCGGATGGGAAAACTGCTTATTTTGCCTATGACGGAGATATATGGAAAGTGAATTCTAATGGTGGAAATGCATCGAGAATAACAGCCCTGGAGGGAGAGGAAATTAATCCACGTGTATCCCCGGATGGGAAATGGCTCGCATTCAGCTCCAATCAATATGGAAATTATGATGTCTATCTAATGCCGGTTGAGGGCGGAACTATAAAGCAATTAACCTTTCACACAGGAAAAGATGAAGTAGAAAACTGGGGATGGGACAGTAAAACTATTTATTTTACTTCAAGCAGAAATAATAATTTCGGAAGCTTTAAAACAACTATAGAAGGAAAAACTCCACAAAAGCTTTTCAACAATTATTTTAATAATACTAATGGACTGGCAGAAACTCCCGCGGGGGAATATCTGTTTACAAGTTCTATGGAAAGTGCAAATCAGACTTACCGCAAACGTTACAAAGGAGAGAACAATCCCGATATTCTGGGCTATAATCCAAAGGCTAATACTTTTAAACAATACACCAATTACGAAGGAAAAGATTTTAATCCAAGTGTAGATAAAAATGGTGTTATTTATTTTATTTCAGACGAAAATAATAACGAATACAATCTTTATAAAATAGAGAATGGCAAAAAAACAGCATTAACACAATTTGATACTTCTATCAAAAAACCTTTTGTTGCAGCAAACGGATCTAAAGTAATCTTTGAAAAAGACTATCAGCTTTACATATATGATGTAGCTTCAAAAAACACAAAACTGCTGAATGCCAGTCTGAATACGAATAAGACACTGGAAAAAGAGCAGAACTTTAGTGTAGACAATGCCATTTCCTATTATGATGTGTCACCAGACGGTAAAAAAATGGCTTTTGTAAGCCGCGGTGTGCTTTTTGTTTCAGATGTTGAAGGAAAATTCACACAACAGGTTTCTGACGGTAAAGAACGTGTAATGGAAGTAAAATGGTTAAAAGATAACCGAACATTACTTTTCAGTCAGACCGATAAAGGCTATCAGAACTGGTTCACTATTTCTGCAGACGGAAAAGGACAACTAAAGCAATTAACTCATGATAGCCGCAATAACCGCAGTATTACGTTGAATAATGATCTTTCAAAAGCTGTTTATTTAAGTGGTCGTGATGAAGTCAGATTATTAGATTTAAAAACCTTTAATTCCAATACTATTGTAAAAGATGAGATTTGGGCATTCCAAAATTCAAGACCTTCTTTTTCACCGAATAATGAATATGTATTATTCTCTGCAAAAAGAAATTTTGAACTGGACATCTTTGTTTACAACATTAAGAAAGGCCAAGCTATAAATCTTACTAATACCGGAGTTTCTGAGGAAGATCCTTATTGGTCTCCAAATGGGAAGTATATATACTTTGCAAGTGACAGAACCAACCCATCCTACCCTTTAGGTATGCAAAAATCCAATATTTACCGTATGGCTCTGGATTGGTTCGACGAGCCTTATAAATCTGAAAAGTTTGATAAACTATTTACAGAGGAAGCAAAGGAAACTAAACCTGCAGACACTGCAAAGGATACAAAAAACAGTAAGAATAAAAAGGCTAAAGAAACTAAAAAAGAAGAAGTTACTGACAAAAAAGAAGAGAAAGAGCCCGTAATTAAGGAATTAAAAGTTAACCCAGAATATGCTCTGGAAAGAATTGAATTGGTAACTGACAGATATGGATATCAGGAAGATCCAACAGTTTTCGTTGATGATAAAAAAGAAATTCTGTTGTATAACTCCAATCAGGATAACGGAAAAAGGCAACTTTATAAAAAGGTTTTCACTGATTTCGAACCTGCAAAATCCGAGAAGATATTTGACAAAGCAGCCTATTATATCACAAAAAATAATAAAAATCTTTTTGCACTAATAGAAGGCAATATTTATAAAATGTCTTTAGCGGCTTTAAAACCTGAAAAAGTAAATATCCAATATACTTTCAATAAAGACCTGGCTTCCGAATTTACCCAGATGTATGATGAAACCTGGACAGGTGTTGAAGAGAACTTCTATGATGAAAAGTTCCATGGCATTAACTGGAAAGCCAAAAAGGAACAATATGCTAAATATGTTCCTTATGTAAACAACAGAAATGATCTGAGAATTTTGCTGAATGATCTTTTGGGAGAACTAAACTCCTCACATACCGGATTCTCTTCAGTCGGAAAAGAAGAAACCAAGCAGCTGAACTACTTTACAAACGAAACAGGAATTATCTTCAAGAAAGATCAGCCTTATACAGTTGAAAGTATTGTACGGAAATCGCCGGCATTCTTATCGGGTGTTGATATTAAACCGGGAGATCAGTTAGTAGCCGTAAATGGTAAAAATATCGATACCCGTGAAAACCGCGAATCTTATTTTGCTACTCCTAAAAAACTGGATGAACTGGTTCTTACTTTCAACCGTGGCGGAAAAAACATCACAACAAAAGTACACCCTGTTTCGAATATGGAGTTAAAAGGTTTGCTTTATGATGACTGGATTTTCACCAACCGTCAGCGTGTTAACCAACTTAGTAATAATCGTATCGCTTATTCTTATATGAAGAATATGTCTACAGATGAGCTGGATCGCTTTCTTCTGGATATGGTAGAGCAGGAAAACAGAAAAGACGCTGTCATTCTTGATTTACGATATAACACAGGTGGAAACGTTCATGATAAAGTACTAAACTTCTTATCACAGAAACCTTATCTGCAGTGGAAATACCGTGAAGGAAAAATGACAACACAGCCAAACTTTGCACCTTCCGGAAAGCCTATCGTACTGTTAATTAACGAAAGCTCTTTAAGTGATGCAGAGATGACAGCAGCTGGATTTAAAGCCTTGAAACTTGGAAAAATTATAGGGCAGGATACTTACCGCTGGATCATCTTTACTTCAGGAAAAGGTCTTGTAGATGGATCTTCTTACAGACTACCTTCCTGGGGGACTTATACACTGGACGGGCAAAATCTGGAAAAGACTGGTGTAAAACCAGATATTTATATTAAAAACACCTTTATGGACCGACTACAGGGGAATGACCCACAACTGGACAGGGCCATTCAGGAAATATTAAAAGACTTAAAAAAATAA
- the hisH gene encoding imidazole glycerol phosphate synthase subunit HisH: MIAIVKYNAGNVKSVYNAVTRLGYDAVITDDPELLKNADKVIFPGVGEASSAMKYLQERGLDKIIINLKQPVLGICLGQQLLCRYSEEGSVDCLGIFDAGVRKFPAEDIVPHMGWNTLTGLNSVIFNSIGEGEDVYYVHGYYCEISEDTAAVTNYILPFSASFQKENFYATQFHPEKSASTGEKILKNFLSL; this comes from the coding sequence ATGATTGCTATTGTTAAATATAATGCCGGTAATGTAAAATCTGTTTATAATGCAGTAACCCGATTGGGTTATGACGCAGTGATTACAGACGATCCGGAACTTTTGAAAAACGCAGATAAAGTAATCTTCCCCGGGGTTGGAGAAGCCAGCTCGGCTATGAAGTATTTACAGGAAAGAGGACTGGATAAAATTATCATTAACCTGAAACAGCCTGTATTGGGTATATGTCTTGGTCAGCAACTTCTTTGCAGGTATTCTGAAGAAGGCAGTGTAGATTGTTTGGGTATATTCGATGCCGGAGTCCGAAAATTTCCTGCTGAGGATATTGTCCCACACATGGGCTGGAATACACTTACCGGTCTGAATAGTGTGATTTTCAATAGTATTGGAGAGGGTGAAGATGTTTACTATGTACACGGTTATTACTGTGAAATTTCGGAAGATACAGCTGCTGTTACAAACTATATTCTGCCCTTTTCTGCATCATTTCAGAAAGAAAACTTCTATGCAACCCAATTTCACCCTGAAAAATCGGCATCAACAGGCGAAAAAATACTAAAGAATTTTCTAAGTTTATAA
- a CDS encoding four helix bundle protein: MKEFDLKKRTQQYAIDMLFFLEILPQKYPYIAFTNQLTRASLSVGANYRATQRAKSNADFINKLKIVEEEADECLYFLEVLNSFNSNYSDKISILHQEGEEILKIIVTIINKSRSNIK; this comes from the coding sequence ATGAAGGAGTTTGATCTAAAGAAACGTACGCAACAATATGCTATTGATATGTTGTTTTTTCTGGAAATTCTTCCACAAAAATATCCATATATAGCTTTTACCAATCAGTTAACCCGAGCAAGTTTATCTGTAGGGGCCAATTACAGGGCCACACAGAGAGCAAAATCAAATGCAGATTTTATCAATAAATTAAAAATTGTGGAGGAAGAAGCTGATGAATGTTTATATTTTCTTGAAGTACTAAATAGCTTCAATTCAAACTACTCGGATAAAATATCCATTCTTCATCAGGAAGGAGAAGAAATTTTAAAGATAATTGTAACCATAATTAATAAATCAAGAAGTAACATTAAATGA
- the hisB gene encoding bifunctional histidinol-phosphatase/imidazoleglycerol-phosphate dehydratase HisB codes for MKKVLFIDRDGTLVLEPEDYQVDSFTKLEFYPEVFQYLSKIAKELDYELVMVTNQDGLGTDVHPEENFWPVHQFIIKALENEDIYFSEVLIDKTFPSENAPTRKPNTGLLTRYINNPEYDLENSYVIGDRITDVKLAKNLDSKGIFIANDEELGAEEISKEESLEQYIALKTTSWKAIYEFLKLESRTASVERNTNETKIKINLNLDGTGKSNIQTGLGFFDHMLDQIGRHGQMDLDIKVSGDLEVDEHHTIEDTAIALGEVFSTALGNKLGIERYGFTLPMDDCLAQVAIDFGGRNWLVWDADFKREKIGEMPTEMFYHFFKSFTDGARANLNIKAEGQNEHHKIEAIFKAFAKAIKSAVKRDPEKMILPSTKGML; via the coding sequence ATGAAAAAAGTCCTATTTATAGACCGTGACGGAACTTTGGTGTTAGAACCGGAAGATTATCAGGTAGACAGCTTTACCAAATTAGAATTCTACCCAGAAGTATTTCAATATCTTTCAAAAATTGCAAAGGAACTCGATTATGAATTGGTAATGGTAACTAACCAGGACGGATTAGGTACTGATGTTCACCCTGAAGAAAACTTCTGGCCGGTACACCAGTTCATTATTAAAGCCCTTGAAAATGAAGATATTTATTTTTCTGAAGTACTTATTGATAAAACCTTTCCTTCTGAAAATGCTCCTACCCGAAAGCCTAATACCGGGTTACTTACCCGTTATATCAATAATCCTGAATATGATTTAGAAAATTCATATGTAATCGGGGATAGAATCACGGATGTAAAGCTGGCAAAAAACTTAGATTCAAAGGGGATTTTTATTGCTAATGATGAAGAGCTTGGAGCCGAAGAAATATCAAAAGAAGAAAGCCTTGAACAATATATTGCTCTAAAAACAACTTCCTGGAAAGCTATCTACGAATTCCTGAAACTGGAATCCCGTACGGCCTCGGTGGAAAGAAATACCAATGAAACAAAAATTAAAATTAATCTGAATCTGGATGGTACCGGAAAATCCAATATACAAACCGGACTTGGGTTCTTTGACCATATGCTGGATCAGATTGGCCGCCACGGACAAATGGATTTAGACATAAAAGTCAGTGGAGATCTGGAAGTAGATGAACACCACACCATAGAAGATACCGCTATTGCATTAGGAGAAGTATTTTCCACAGCTTTGGGTAATAAATTAGGAATCGAACGTTATGGCTTTACCCTGCCTATGGACGATTGTCTGGCACAGGTAGCGATAGATTTCGGAGGAAGAAACTGGCTGGTATGGGATGCTGATTTTAAAAGAGAAAAAATAGGAGAAATGCCTACAGAAATGTTTTATCATTTCTTCAAATCTTTTACCGACGGAGCCAGGGCTAATCTAAACATTAAAGCGGAAGGACAAAATGAGCACCACAAAATAGAAGCTATTTTCAAGGCTTTTGCTAAAGCTATAAAATCTGCTGTAAAACGTGACCCGGAGAAAATGATACTTCCCTCTACCAAAGGAATGTTATAA
- a CDS encoding four helix bundle protein, protein MNTFQNLIVWQKSHELVLKIYEATKNFPKEEIYGITNQIRRASYSIPANIAEGRKKKTQKHKISFLSHSEGSLEEVKYFLILSKGLQYISNEIFLQLFNCAEEVGKLISGYEKFLKQNNKLNPL, encoded by the coding sequence ATGAACACATTTCAAAATCTTATTGTATGGCAAAAATCACATGAATTGGTATTAAAAATCTATGAAGCCACTAAAAATTTTCCTAAAGAAGAAATATATGGAATTACCAATCAAATAAGGAGAGCATCTTACTCTATTCCAGCAAATATAGCGGAAGGCAGAAAAAAGAAAACCCAGAAACATAAAATAAGTTTTCTTTCCCATTCGGAAGGCTCATTGGAAGAAGTAAAATATTTTTTAATTCTCTCGAAAGGCCTTCAATATATTAGTAATGAAATATTTTTACAATTATTTAATTGTGCTGAGGAAGTCGGAAAACTCATTAGTGGATATGAAAAATTTTTAAAGCAAAACAATAAACTTAATCCCCTATAA